In one Meles meles chromosome 17, mMelMel3.1 paternal haplotype, whole genome shotgun sequence genomic region, the following are encoded:
- the TEX50 gene encoding testis-expressed protein 50, protein MSIQGLSLTFSLLFICFLRESSCICDGTLWTKVGWEIFPEEMYYLKVKPSPSHCLPYPLDKLCCSFANMDLFKGSLHLIYILVQALFLILSVLSVHYLWMKWKKHQKKLKKPASSDTFVKDLENPSIYDIDQLLYRLVATTSMMTKYLNQMSQHTPAKKVKYRKLKKKKSEEGARGY, encoded by the exons aTGTCCATTCAAGGACTATCCCTAActttttctctgttgtttatCTGCTTCCTTAGGGAGAGCAGCTGCATTTGTGATGGAACTCTCTGGACAAAGGTTGGATGGGAGATTTTTCCAGAAGAAATGTACTACCTGAAAGTTAAGCCTTCTCCATCTCACTGTCTTCCTTACCCTCTGGACAAACTATGCTGCAGTTTTGCTAATATGGATCTATTTAAGGGTTCTTTACAtctcatttatattttagtaCAAGCTCTCTTTTTAATACTGTCTGTTTTATCTGTGCATTACCTGTggatgaaatggaaaaaacaccaaaaaaag CTGAAAAAACCAGCCTCCTCAGATACATTTGTTAAGGACCTGGAAAATCCATCCATCTATGACATTGATCAATTACTCTACCGGCTGGTGGCCACAACATCTATGATGACCAAGTACCTGAATCAGATGTCCCAGCATACTCCAGCTAAGAAAGTCAAGTACCGaaaactgaagaagaagaagagtgaaGAAGGAGCCAGAGGATACTAG